A region of Rhodoferax potami DNA encodes the following proteins:
- a CDS encoding DNA-deoxyinosine glycosylase has translation MTTTMLTGLPPLVSPATKVLILGSFPGVRSLQAQEYYGHPQNQFWKILQAIWPSSAHGICANSYEIRSNWLLKRGLGVWDVYASCEREGSLDSAIRNAVPNDIAALHLPQLQAIAHNGGESFKHARHTRTLGVPVYQLPSTSPANASWSFERKLAAWREVMERHGLV, from the coding sequence ATGACGACCACCATGCTCACCGGCCTGCCGCCGCTGGTGTCACCCGCCACCAAGGTGCTGATACTGGGCAGCTTTCCCGGTGTGCGCTCGCTGCAAGCGCAAGAGTATTACGGCCACCCGCAAAACCAGTTCTGGAAGATATTGCAAGCCATTTGGCCCTCTAGCGCTCATGGAATTTGCGCGAATAGCTATGAAATTCGTAGCAACTGGCTGTTGAAGCGCGGCCTGGGCGTGTGGGATGTGTACGCCAGCTGCGAGCGCGAAGGCAGCCTGGACAGTGCCATCCGCAACGCGGTGCCCAACGACATCGCCGCACTGCACCTGCCGCAGCTACAGGCTATCGCCCACAACGGTGGCGAAAGCTTCAAACACGCCCGCCACACCCGCACCCTGGGAGTGCCCGTCTACCAGCTCCCCAGCACCAGCCCCGCCAACGCCAGCTGGAGCTTTGAGCGCAAGCTGGCGGCTTGGCGGGAGGTGATGGAGCGGCATGGGTTGGTTTGA
- a CDS encoding type II restriction endonuclease — MTSLSKYFTGTASKYLSKVDATAKSNQHEIGSNKFTAILGDPGSEKRRFNATFLYFNPSTEQLDVCTGEVTYYDTRLNQPHRAAEYRLYYRDNAVTEQMQEGDFCLVGARTTGDLLIAVAPPGSEHERRLRYLFDVKDAKGLWAVGDEVSTAELDLASRGILEALGIEIEDTADELLDRLIAAFGMSFPPTKEFSAFARKSLGVNVSADVDPDLALEEWMKQEERLFRSLEKAIVEVRLEKGFTEVDEFVSFSLSVQNRRKSRVGHALENHLEAVFKAHLVPYERGAKTEGNSKPDFLFPSSAAYRDPASVSPPLQMLAAKSTCKDRWRQVLAEAAKIPRKHLFTLETAISENQTDEMNAHSIQLVVPPSVARTYTSNQQATLMNLRQFLVVANPGKSK, encoded by the coding sequence ATGACCTCACTCAGCAAGTACTTCACGGGAACTGCCAGCAAATATCTAAGCAAGGTGGATGCAACAGCAAAGTCAAACCAGCATGAGATTGGCTCTAACAAATTCACCGCTATTCTGGGAGACCCCGGAAGCGAGAAGCGCAGATTCAACGCAACTTTTTTGTACTTCAATCCGTCGACAGAACAGCTGGATGTGTGCACTGGCGAAGTTACTTACTACGACACTCGACTGAACCAACCACACAGAGCTGCGGAATATCGCCTTTACTATCGAGACAACGCAGTTACTGAGCAAATGCAAGAGGGTGATTTTTGCCTCGTAGGCGCTAGGACCACTGGTGACTTGTTGATTGCTGTAGCTCCACCCGGCAGTGAACACGAGCGCAGATTGCGTTACCTTTTTGATGTCAAAGATGCAAAAGGGCTCTGGGCAGTAGGCGATGAAGTGAGCACAGCGGAACTGGACCTTGCCTCACGGGGTATCTTGGAAGCCCTTGGTATCGAAATTGAAGATACAGCAGATGAGTTGCTAGACCGCCTCATCGCAGCGTTTGGCATGTCCTTCCCTCCAACAAAAGAGTTCTCTGCTTTTGCCCGGAAATCATTGGGTGTCAATGTTTCAGCAGACGTAGACCCAGACCTAGCCCTCGAAGAGTGGATGAAACAAGAGGAGCGACTCTTTCGCTCGTTAGAGAAGGCGATTGTGGAGGTGCGACTTGAAAAGGGCTTCACTGAGGTTGATGAGTTTGTGAGCTTTTCTTTGTCGGTCCAAAACAGACGAAAGTCACGTGTTGGTCACGCATTGGAAAATCACTTGGAAGCAGTTTTCAAGGCGCATCTCGTGCCATACGAGAGGGGTGCCAAGACAGAAGGAAACTCGAAGCCTGACTTTCTTTTCCCGAGCTCAGCAGCTTATCGTGATCCTGCAAGCGTATCCCCGCCCTTGCAGATGTTGGCAGCAAAGTCCACTTGTAAAGATCGTTGGAGGCAAGTGCTTGCAGAAGCCGCAAAAATCCCGCGCAAACACTTGTTTACCCTTGAGACAGCGATTTCTGAGAATCAGACAGACGAAATGAATGCACATTCGATTCAACTAGTTGTTCCTCCGTCTGTGGCGAGGACATACACATCGAATCAGCAGGCCACATTGATGAATTTGCGGCAGTTTTTAGTAGTTGCGAATCCAGGCAAAAGTAAATAG
- the dcm gene encoding DNA (cytosine-5-)-methyltransferase, whose amino-acid sequence MTSPITTEDNSAALQYLQAARKSHSQADLAKHLKFGERQVRRWEKGEQPIPAHVVEELQRLLDFGIDSKPTSDFTFIDLFAGIGGIRLAFEAIGGECVFTSEWDSYAQKTYATNFPSSHAINGDITQIDAEDIPDHDVLLGGFPCQPFSIAGVSKKNALGRAHGFADETQGTLFFDVARIIAKKRPKAFMLENVKNLQSHDKGRTFDVIHRTLRDDLGYNVFFKVIDGAHFVPQHRERIIIVGFRDEVDFDWDKVKLPGKGNVTLGEILHKPKLEAAAKVDGSNYFDYENKKLLSKYTLTDNLWTYLQNYKKKHQAAGNGFGFGMVNEGSVTRTLSARYYKDGSEILVDQGDDKNPRRLTPRECARLMGFPDTFKIPVSDTRAYKQFGNSVVVPVMEAVAKAMRPHICSATLETKPKK is encoded by the coding sequence ATGACAAGCCCAATCACCACCGAAGACAACTCCGCCGCCCTCCAATACTTGCAGGCGGCGCGCAAATCCCACTCACAAGCCGACCTCGCCAAGCACCTGAAATTTGGTGAACGGCAGGTACGGCGCTGGGAAAAGGGTGAACAACCAATACCAGCCCATGTAGTCGAAGAGCTTCAGCGTCTTCTCGACTTTGGGATTGACTCCAAGCCAACCAGCGACTTCACCTTTATCGATCTCTTTGCCGGTATCGGCGGAATCAGGCTGGCCTTTGAAGCGATTGGTGGCGAATGCGTCTTCACCAGCGAGTGGGACAGCTATGCGCAGAAGACTTACGCCACCAACTTCCCCAGTTCGCATGCGATCAACGGCGACATCACCCAAATTGATGCAGAGGACATTCCTGACCATGACGTGCTGCTGGGCGGCTTCCCCTGCCAGCCTTTTTCCATCGCGGGTGTGTCGAAGAAGAATGCGCTTGGCCGCGCTCACGGCTTCGCTGATGAAACCCAAGGAACACTTTTCTTTGATGTGGCACGCATCATTGCGAAGAAGCGGCCCAAGGCGTTCATGCTCGAGAACGTCAAGAACCTGCAATCGCATGACAAAGGCCGTACCTTTGACGTGATTCACCGGACGCTTCGTGATGACCTTGGTTACAACGTTTTCTTCAAGGTTATCGATGGCGCCCACTTTGTGCCACAGCATCGCGAGCGGATCATCATTGTCGGGTTCAGGGACGAGGTGGACTTTGATTGGGACAAAGTGAAATTGCCCGGAAAAGGTAACGTCACTCTTGGCGAGATTCTTCACAAACCCAAGCTCGAAGCAGCGGCGAAAGTCGATGGCAGCAATTACTTTGACTATGAGAACAAGAAGCTGCTGAGCAAGTACACGCTGACAGACAACTTGTGGACGTACCTGCAGAACTACAAGAAGAAACACCAAGCCGCTGGCAATGGATTTGGCTTTGGGATGGTCAACGAAGGAAGCGTCACTCGCACACTGTCGGCACGCTATTACAAGGATGGCTCAGAGATTCTTGTAGATCAGGGTGATGACAAAAACCCGCGTCGCTTGACACCAAGAGAGTGCGCCCGATTGATGGGATTTCCGGACACTTTCAAGATTCCCGTGTCAGATACCCGCGCCTACAAGCAATTCGGAAATTCCGTGGTTGTCCCTGTCATGGAAGCTGTTGCTAAAGCCATGCGACCACACATTTGCAGCGCAACCTTAGAAACTAAGCCAAAGAAATAG
- a CDS encoding DUF1176 domain-containing protein, translated as MPVLKTWAAWSALALSGVAHAQVFAFKDWAVACDNTRHCEAVAYQSEESDSAPVVLWLSRDAGPDTPVRVQVDMDESEDPKQLTLRLGTTTLKGISRGQDLSPAQTRQLLAHVLAGQTLTLADGAKRWELSLAGSHAALLKMDDVQGRVGTPGALVRKGKKPEATVLPAVSAPKVQAATLPKTSKADEALLQPILKSITPRDCWDDLPDDSGPDTSLVRVSSTQVLVMRECGRGAYQGGSGVWLANSKPPYAAKRLELPLPQGKTSDYVMNLSVTDGRFASYEKGRGVNDCGAGYDWAWTAKGFALTGAWSAPLCRGMPGGGYSLRTFTADIAP; from the coding sequence ATGCCTGTCTTGAAAACATGGGCTGCATGGTCTGCACTCGCTCTCTCTGGCGTGGCGCACGCCCAAGTCTTTGCCTTCAAAGACTGGGCAGTGGCCTGCGACAACACGCGCCACTGTGAAGCCGTCGCTTACCAAAGCGAGGAATCGGACTCCGCGCCTGTGGTGCTTTGGTTGTCGCGCGACGCGGGCCCGGATACGCCAGTGCGCGTGCAGGTGGACATGGATGAGAGCGAAGACCCCAAGCAGCTGACCCTACGCCTCGGCACGACCACCTTGAAGGGCATCTCCCGCGGGCAAGACTTGAGCCCGGCCCAGACCCGGCAGTTGCTGGCGCATGTGCTGGCCGGGCAAACACTCACGCTTGCAGATGGCGCCAAACGGTGGGAGTTGTCCTTGGCGGGCAGCCATGCGGCACTGCTCAAGATGGACGATGTGCAGGGCCGTGTGGGCACACCGGGTGCGCTGGTTCGCAAAGGCAAGAAGCCTGAGGCCACCGTGTTGCCCGCAGTATCCGCGCCAAAGGTGCAGGCCGCCACTTTGCCCAAAACCAGCAAGGCAGACGAAGCGCTGTTGCAGCCCATTCTGAAATCCATCACGCCGCGGGACTGTTGGGACGACTTGCCCGACGACAGTGGCCCTGACACCTCGCTCGTGCGTGTCTCGAGCACGCAGGTGCTGGTGATGCGCGAATGCGGGCGGGGGGCGTACCAAGGCGGGAGCGGCGTTTGGCTGGCCAACAGTAAGCCGCCCTATGCGGCCAAGCGCTTGGAGTTGCCTTTGCCACAGGGCAAGACCAGCGACTATGTGATGAACCTCAGCGTTACCGATGGCCGCTTTGCCTCGTATGAAAAAGGCCGTGGTGTGAATGACTGCGGTGCCGGTTACGACTGGGCTTGGACTGCCAAGGGTTTCGCGCTCACCGGCGCCTGGAGC
- the cynS gene encoding cyanase — protein MNRNDITEKIITVKVSKGITWESVAKKVGLSKEWTTAACLGQMTLDDKQAKIVGKIFGLTVEEQKWLQVVPYKGSLPTPVPTDPLIYRWYEIVSVYGTTIKELIHEEFGDGIMSAIDFSMDIVRQPDPKGDRVNVVLSGKFLPYKTY, from the coding sequence ATGAACCGCAACGACATCACTGAAAAAATCATCACCGTCAAAGTCAGCAAAGGCATCACCTGGGAATCGGTGGCCAAGAAAGTGGGCTTGAGCAAAGAGTGGACAACCGCCGCCTGCCTGGGCCAAATGACGTTAGACGACAAGCAAGCCAAAATCGTGGGCAAAATCTTCGGCCTGACGGTAGAAGAGCAAAAGTGGCTGCAAGTGGTGCCCTACAAAGGCTCGCTGCCCACCCCCGTGCCTACCGACCCGCTGATCTACCGCTGGTATGAAATCGTCAGCGTGTACGGTACCACCATCAAAGAACTCATCCACGAAGAGTTCGGCGACGGCATCATGAGCGCTATCGACTTCTCCATGGACATCGTGCGCCAGCCCGACCCCAAGGGCGACCGCGTGAATGTGGTGCTGTCGGGCAAGTTCCTGCCCTACAAGACTTACTGA
- a CDS encoding 3-deoxy-7-phosphoheptulonate synthase codes for MTTSTIAALTTHDTTRIDDVRIGAVRPLITPALLEEKLPVPAAAEALVESSRAAISRILQGQDDRLVVVVGPCSIHDHSQAMEYARLLKAQADALSADLLVVMRVYFEKPRTTVGWKGYINDPHLDGSFAINQGLEMARRLLLDVLDTGLPAATEFLDLLSPQFISELVSWGAIGARTTESQSHRQLASGLSCPVGFKNGTDGGIKVATDAIQAAQGAHAFMGMTKMGQAAIFETRGNNDCHVILRGGKAPNYSAADVDAACALLKAAGLREQVMIDVSHANSSKQHARQIVVAQDVAAQIAAGDARITGLMIESHLNEGRQDIVDGKPLQHGVSVTDACISWAQTVPVLETLAAAVRERRQKA; via the coding sequence ATGACCACCTCCACCATCGCCGCCCTGACTACCCACGACACCACCCGTATTGACGATGTGCGCATCGGTGCGGTGCGCCCGCTCATCACCCCCGCGCTGCTGGAAGAAAAGCTGCCGGTGCCGGCCGCTGCCGAGGCGCTGGTGGAGAGCAGCCGCGCGGCCATCTCGCGCATCTTGCAAGGGCAGGACGACCGACTGGTGGTGGTGGTGGGGCCCTGCTCCATCCACGACCACAGCCAGGCCATGGAATACGCCCGCCTGCTCAAGGCGCAGGCCGATGCGCTGAGTGCCGACCTGCTGGTGGTAATGCGCGTGTACTTTGAAAAGCCGCGCACCACCGTGGGCTGGAAGGGCTATATCAACGACCCGCACCTGGACGGCAGCTTTGCCATCAACCAAGGGCTGGAGATGGCGCGCCGCTTGTTGCTGGATGTGCTGGACACCGGCTTGCCTGCGGCCACCGAGTTTTTGGATTTGCTCTCGCCGCAGTTCATCAGCGAGTTGGTGAGCTGGGGCGCCATTGGCGCGCGCACCACCGAGAGCCAGAGCCACCGCCAGCTGGCCAGCGGCCTGAGCTGCCCCGTGGGCTTCAAAAACGGCACCGATGGCGGCATCAAGGTAGCGACCGACGCGATTCAGGCCGCCCAAGGCGCGCACGCTTTCATGGGCATGACCAAGATGGGCCAGGCCGCCATCTTCGAGACACGCGGCAACAACGATTGCCACGTGATCTTGCGCGGCGGCAAGGCGCCTAACTACTCCGCCGCCGATGTAGACGCGGCTTGCGCGCTGCTCAAAGCCGCCGGCTTGCGCGAGCAGGTGATGATTGACGTGAGCCACGCCAACAGCAGCAAGCAGCACGCCCGCCAGATCGTGGTGGCCCAGGACGTGGCGGCGCAAATAGCAGCAGGCGATGCGCGCATTACCGGCCTGATGATCGAGAGCCACCTCAACGAGGGCCGCCAGGACATCGTGGACGGCAAGCCACTGCAGCACGGCGTGAGCGTGACAGACGCTTGCATCAGCTGGGCGCAAACCGTGCCGGTGCTCGAAACATTGGCGGCCGCTGTGCGCGAGCGCCGCCAGAAGGCCTGA